In one Sphingobium sp. MI1205 genomic region, the following are encoded:
- a CDS encoding M48 family metallopeptidase: MSTGNSENVIVIDGVAVPVRVRRSPGAKAYRLSMDHTRRELRLSLPAKANLNRALGWAQGHEGWVRSQMAAQPALVMLGDGALFPLEGREVQLCWMAGAPRAIRLDGDRMVLGGPPESVGPRVLRWLKARARAVLETESHAMARDNGLEVASVGIGDPRSRWASCASSGAIRYSWRLILCPPHIRRATVAHELAHLLHMDHSPAFHAAHARILGEDPRPARAWLREHGAALHRYIV, translated from the coding sequence TTGTCGACCGGGAACTCTGAAAACGTCATCGTCATAGACGGCGTTGCCGTTCCGGTGCGGGTGCGCCGTTCACCGGGGGCGAAGGCCTATCGGCTGTCGATGGATCATACGCGCAGGGAATTGCGGCTGTCGCTGCCTGCAAAGGCGAACCTCAATCGTGCGCTGGGATGGGCGCAGGGGCATGAAGGGTGGGTGCGATCGCAGATGGCCGCCCAGCCCGCGCTGGTGATGCTGGGCGACGGCGCGCTTTTCCCGCTGGAGGGACGCGAGGTGCAGCTGTGCTGGATGGCTGGCGCACCCCGCGCGATCCGGCTGGACGGTGACCGGATGGTGCTGGGCGGCCCACCCGAGTCCGTCGGACCGCGCGTGCTGCGCTGGCTGAAGGCGCGGGCCAGGGCCGTGCTGGAAACGGAAAGTCACGCCATGGCGCGCGACAATGGGCTGGAAGTGGCGTCGGTGGGCATAGGCGATCCGCGCAGCCGCTGGGCCAGTTGCGCGTCGAGCGGTGCGATCCGCTATAGCTGGCGGCTGATCCTGTGTCCGCCACATATCCGGCGCGCGACGGTGGCGCATGAACTAGCCCATCTGCTGCATATGGATCACAGCCCGGCCTTTCACGCGGCCCATGCCCGGATATTGGGGGAGGATCCCCGGCCGGCGCGGGCGTGGCTGCGCGAACATGGTGCGGCCCTGCACCGCTATATCGTCTAG
- the trhO gene encoding oxygen-dependent tRNA uridine(34) hydroxylase TrhO yields the protein MAPPFTIAALYRFAAFADPEGIAARLRELCVQLGTCGTLILAKEGINGTVAGSDRAIATLIDHIRALPGCADLDVKYATASEAPFARMKVKVKPEIVTLGAGELDPATQAGRHLDPAEWNALIADPDTIVIDTRNAYEVSVGSFEGAIDPGTRSFRDFPAWFDDFAAHLRDEGRKPRIAMFCTGGIRCEKSTALVRSRGFDDVYHLRGGILRYLEEMPEDQSRWQGDCYVFDERVAVGHGLAPGNHVICRTCGLAHRQDAAHDCAA from the coding sequence ATGGCCCCGCCCTTCACCATCGCCGCGCTCTATCGCTTCGCCGCATTCGCCGACCCGGAGGGCATTGCCGCGCGCTTGCGCGAACTCTGCGTTCAACTCGGCACCTGCGGGACGCTGATCCTGGCGAAGGAAGGCATCAACGGCACTGTGGCTGGCAGCGATCGGGCCATCGCCACCCTTATCGATCATATCCGCGCCCTGCCGGGCTGCGCCGATCTCGACGTCAAATATGCAACCGCCTCGGAGGCGCCCTTCGCTCGCATGAAGGTGAAGGTAAAGCCGGAGATCGTGACGCTGGGCGCGGGAGAGCTTGATCCCGCGACGCAGGCAGGCCGCCATCTCGACCCGGCCGAATGGAACGCCCTGATCGCCGATCCCGACACGATCGTGATCGACACCCGCAACGCGTACGAAGTGTCAGTCGGCAGCTTCGAAGGCGCGATTGACCCCGGCACCCGCTCCTTCCGCGACTTTCCGGCCTGGTTCGACGATTTCGCCGCCCACTTGCGTGATGAAGGGCGCAAACCCCGCATCGCGATGTTCTGTACCGGTGGCATCCGTTGCGAAAAATCGACGGCGCTGGTGCGCTCGCGCGGCTTTGACGACGTCTATCATCTGCGCGGCGGCATCCTGCGCTATCTGGAGGAAATGCCGGAAGACCAGAGCCGTTGGCAGGGCGATTGCTACGTCTTTGACGAGCGGGTCGCCGTGGGCCACGGTCTCGCACCCGGCAACCATGTCATCTGCCGCACCTGTGGCCTCGCCCATCGCCAGGACGCAGCTCATGATTGCGCGGCCTGA
- the pdeM gene encoding ligase-associated DNA damage response endonuclease PdeM — MVPFSFAGHEFLALPEAALFWPARSALLVADLHFEKASWFGRFGQFLPPHDSQATLDMIETLVRRTGARSVWSLGDSFHDADGAARLPTGARERLSALTARLDWIWITGNHDAGMAQMPGGRRMAEAEVDGVWLRHEADPADPRPEISGHFHPKLRLSLRGRHVSRRCFVGSSSKLILPALGALTGGLDAGHGEIRRVVGPGAMAMVPVADRMLRFPLN, encoded by the coding sequence ATGGTTCCCTTTTCGTTCGCGGGTCACGAGTTTCTGGCATTGCCGGAAGCGGCGCTGTTCTGGCCCGCCCGGTCGGCGCTGCTGGTTGCCGACCTGCATTTTGAGAAGGCAAGCTGGTTCGGCCGTTTCGGCCAGTTCCTGCCGCCGCATGACAGCCAGGCGACGCTGGACATGATCGAGACGCTGGTGCGGCGGACGGGCGCGCGATCCGTCTGGTCGCTGGGCGACAGTTTCCACGACGCCGATGGGGCGGCGCGGCTGCCCACAGGGGCGCGTGAAAGGCTGTCGGCGCTGACGGCGCGGCTGGACTGGATCTGGATCACGGGCAATCATGATGCGGGTATGGCGCAGATGCCGGGCGGGCGGCGCATGGCGGAGGCGGAGGTCGATGGCGTCTGGTTGCGGCATGAAGCCGATCCGGCGGACCCCCGGCCAGAGATTTCGGGGCATTTCCATCCCAAGTTGCGCCTGTCGCTGCGTGGCCGTCATGTGTCACGCCGCTGCTTCGTCGGGTCATCCTCCAAACTGATTCTGCCTGCTCTGGGAGCGCTGACCGGGGGGCTGGATGCGGGACATGGGGAGATTCGGCGCGTGGTTGGGCCCGGCGCGATGGCGATGGTCCCTGTAGCCGACAGGATGCTGCGTTTTCCGCTGAATTAA
- a CDS encoding TonB-dependent receptor yields the protein MSKKNLWLLSAGVVALAGSISHVQAQETAVQDVADGENVIIVTATRRASPLSDVPIAVSAVTAQAMQNSGASDIRTLNQLAPSLLVSSTGSEANASARIRGIGTVGDNPGLESSVAVFIDGVYRSRTGAGLNELGEIERVEVLRGPQGTLFGRNASAGLINVVSKAPEFDLGGKAEITYGNYDYWRLAGRITGPVSDKLALSLDGVWSKRDGFFDLVDASGDKVGETNDRDRYFVRGQALFEPNDALSIRLIGDYTNRDESCCGAAYIETRERLPVAGGGYSTAPFNRIAAILAGQGSVFPTDPYDRNLTITPGRDYVSKVKDWGISGEVNYDLGGTKLTSITAYRDYKSQDYGDYDYSGADLLYRDPNTYRQFRTFTQELRAQGSAFNEVLDWLVGGYYAHEKLTLEDNIVFGADYGRFAACRLMAGAGANSNLTAQQLAACGSGLATQALIMGTQAQLNAGLVNAGVPALQAAAISTGLGNGLSALAAIPAGSGDVSSVYRQKSENWALFTHNIIHITKQVDLTLGLRYTHESKRFSADFNNNNATCAALQASSLPTLATNPVLGSAAALAGGILTLGCLGNSSTGLNALDLNDRISDGELSGTAVLSWKPVDELLVYGSYSKGYKAGGYNLDRFQLGSTGLNPVPAVFSPRSNGDVTSLRFAAEKVDAFEIGLKYTQPKWSANIAAFRQEFKNFQLNTFNGTSFVVQNINGCDGALSASRTCASDDVGPGLISQGVELELAATPARNVRVAGGFTYARAKFANRLVGSSSGAVPLDPALFLLPGSINSQAPEVVTTVSASWTPELGTGGLSALFYIDGRMTSDFNTGSDLFPEKRQDGFAVFNARVGIRGPQQRWAVEFWGQNIFNQDYTQVAFSSPLQSSSPATSTTGQFALGAPMANQLISAYLAEPRTYGITLRGSF from the coding sequence ATGAGTAAGAAAAATCTTTGGCTGTTGTCCGCTGGCGTGGTCGCGCTGGCTGGTTCCATCTCCCATGTTCAGGCGCAGGAAACCGCTGTGCAGGACGTCGCGGACGGCGAAAATGTCATCATCGTCACCGCGACGCGCCGCGCTAGTCCGCTGTCGGACGTGCCGATCGCGGTTTCGGCGGTGACCGCCCAGGCGATGCAGAATAGTGGTGCCAGCGACATCCGCACCTTGAACCAGCTTGCGCCGTCCCTGCTGGTATCGTCGACCGGATCGGAGGCGAATGCTTCGGCGCGCATACGCGGCATCGGCACGGTGGGTGACAATCCGGGGCTGGAAAGCTCCGTTGCCGTGTTCATCGACGGGGTCTATCGCTCGCGCACGGGCGCGGGGCTCAACGAACTGGGCGAGATCGAGCGGGTCGAAGTGCTGCGCGGGCCGCAGGGCACGCTGTTCGGCCGCAATGCGTCGGCGGGCCTTATCAACGTCGTCAGCAAGGCGCCCGAGTTCGATCTGGGGGGCAAGGCCGAGATCACTTACGGCAATTATGATTATTGGCGGCTGGCGGGGCGGATTACCGGCCCGGTCAGCGACAAGCTGGCGCTCAGCCTGGACGGCGTATGGTCAAAGCGCGACGGCTTTTTCGACCTGGTCGATGCTAGCGGCGACAAGGTTGGGGAAACCAACGACCGCGATCGCTATTTCGTGCGCGGACAGGCTCTGTTCGAACCCAATGATGCGCTGTCGATCCGGCTGATCGGCGATTATACCAATCGCGACGAAAGCTGTTGCGGCGCGGCCTATATCGAAACGCGCGAGCGGCTGCCGGTCGCGGGCGGCGGGTACAGCACCGCGCCCTTCAATCGCATCGCGGCGATTCTTGCCGGGCAAGGCAGCGTTTTCCCGACCGATCCCTATGACCGCAACCTGACCATCACGCCGGGGCGCGACTATGTCAGCAAGGTCAAGGATTGGGGCATTTCCGGTGAGGTGAATTACGACCTTGGCGGGACGAAGCTGACCAGCATCACCGCCTATCGCGATTACAAGAGCCAGGATTATGGTGATTACGACTATAGCGGCGCGGACCTGCTGTATCGCGATCCCAACACCTATCGGCAGTTCCGCACCTTCACGCAGGAGCTGCGCGCGCAGGGTTCGGCGTTCAATGAGGTGCTCGACTGGCTGGTCGGCGGTTATTATGCGCATGAGAAGCTGACGCTGGAGGACAATATCGTCTTTGGCGCGGACTATGGCCGTTTCGCCGCCTGCCGACTGATGGCGGGGGCAGGGGCGAACAGCAACCTTACCGCGCAGCAGTTGGCGGCATGCGGCAGCGGACTGGCGACGCAGGCGCTGATTATGGGGACGCAGGCGCAGTTGAATGCCGGTCTGGTCAATGCCGGGGTTCCCGCGTTGCAGGCCGCAGCGATTTCGACCGGGCTGGGCAATGGGCTCAGCGCGCTGGCGGCCATTCCGGCCGGATCGGGCGACGTTTCTTCCGTCTATCGTCAGAAGAGCGAGAATTGGGCGCTCTTTACCCACAATATCATTCACATCACCAAGCAGGTCGATCTGACGCTGGGGCTGCGCTACACGCATGAAAGCAAGCGGTTTTCCGCTGACTTCAATAATAATAATGCGACCTGCGCGGCGTTGCAGGCATCGAGCCTGCCGACGCTGGCCACCAACCCGGTGCTGGGCAGCGCGGCGGCGCTGGCAGGCGGTATCCTGACGCTCGGGTGCCTCGGCAACAGTTCGACCGGCCTCAACGCGCTCGATCTGAACGACCGGATAAGCGACGGGGAGTTGTCCGGCACGGCGGTCCTTTCGTGGAAGCCGGTGGACGAACTGCTGGTCTATGGCAGCTATTCAAAGGGCTATAAGGCGGGGGGCTATAATCTCGACCGTTTCCAGCTGGGATCGACCGGGCTGAACCCGGTTCCGGCGGTCTTTTCGCCGCGAAGCAATGGCGATGTGACCAGCCTGCGCTTTGCCGCGGAAAAGGTCGATGCGTTCGAGATCGGCCTGAAATATACCCAGCCCAAATGGAGCGCCAACATCGCGGCGTTCCGGCAGGAGTTCAAGAATTTCCAGTTGAACACCTTCAACGGCACCAGCTTCGTCGTGCAGAACATCAATGGCTGTGACGGCGCGTTGTCGGCAAGCCGGACCTGCGCCAGCGACGATGTCGGGCCGGGGCTGATCAGTCAGGGCGTGGAACTGGAACTGGCGGCGACGCCGGCGCGCAATGTCCGCGTGGCGGGCGGGTTTACCTATGCACGGGCGAAGTTCGCCAACCGGCTGGTCGGCAGCAGCAGCGGCGCGGTGCCGCTGGATCCGGCGCTGTTCCTGTTGCCCGGGTCGATCAATTCGCAGGCGCCCGAAGTGGTGACGACCGTCAGCGCATCCTGGACGCCGGAGCTGGGCACCGGCGGGCTGTCGGCGCTGTTCTACATCGACGGGCGCATGACCAGCGACTTCAACACCGGGTCGGACCTGTTCCCCGAAAAGCGGCAGGACGGCTTTGCCGTGTTCAACGCGCGGGTCGGCATTCGCGGGCCGCAGCAGCGCTGGGCGGTGGAATTCTGGGGCCAGAATATCTTCAATCAGGATTATACGCAGGTCGCCTTCAGCAGCCCCCTGCAATCGAGCAGCCCGGCAACATCGACGACCGGCCAGTTCGCGCTGGGCGCGCCGATGGCGAACCAGCTGATCTCCGCCTATCTGGCCGAACCGCGGACATACGGTATTACGTTGCGCGGGAGTTTCTGA
- a CDS encoding YggS family pyridoxal phosphate-dependent enzyme: MTTESIEAAERLNAVRETMGRAARLTGRTASDINLIAVSKTQDAAAIRPLIAAGQRVFGENRVQEAQGKWPELRAKTPEIMLHLVGQLQSNKAADAVALFDVIHSLDRPSLLTALAKAMDAAGKRLPCFIQVNIGAEEQKGGCAIADTPALLRAARDADIPVAGLMCVPPADVEPAPYFALLAKIAREEGVDRLSMGMSGDFETAIMLGATDIRVGTALFGERPVPARSLPASGRGMIRNSRAT, from the coding sequence ATGACGACCGAAAGCATCGAAGCCGCAGAGCGCCTGAACGCCGTGCGCGAAACCATGGGGCGCGCCGCGCGCCTGACCGGCCGCACAGCCAGCGACATCAACCTGATCGCCGTCTCGAAAACGCAGGACGCCGCCGCGATCCGCCCGCTGATCGCCGCCGGGCAACGGGTGTTCGGCGAAAACCGGGTTCAGGAAGCGCAGGGCAAATGGCCCGAATTGCGCGCCAAAACGCCCGAGATCATGCTGCATCTCGTCGGCCAGCTGCAATCGAACAAGGCGGCAGACGCCGTTGCATTGTTCGACGTCATCCACTCGCTCGACCGCCCGTCCCTGCTCACCGCGCTGGCCAAGGCGATGGATGCGGCGGGAAAGCGCCTCCCCTGCTTCATTCAGGTCAATATCGGCGCGGAGGAACAAAAGGGTGGCTGCGCCATCGCTGACACCCCGGCCCTGCTGCGCGCCGCGCGCGACGCCGACATTCCCGTCGCGGGCCTGATGTGCGTGCCCCCAGCCGATGTGGAGCCAGCCCCTTATTTCGCGCTGCTGGCAAAGATCGCCCGCGAAGAAGGCGTCGACCGCCTGTCCATGGGCATGTCGGGCGATTTCGAAACGGCGATCATGCTGGGCGCGACCGATATCCGCGTGGGCACCGCCCTTTTTGGGGAACGGCCAGTGCCCGCCCGCTCGCTTCCAGCAAGCGGGCGGGGCATGATCAGAAACTCCCGCGCAACGTAA